Genomic window (Gammaproteobacteria bacterium):
CGCCCTCGACGCGTCGATGGACGGTCAATAGACGAGACTTGCGTTGCGAACGCCGTCGAGCTGCGTCAGGCGGCGCAGCAGTTCATCCTCGGGCCGTACGCGCCATTCATCGTCAAGGTCGAGATCCACACAGGCCTCCCGCGAACGGTACCGGAATCGGACGGGACACCCACCTTCCCTGAACGGCGCCAACACCTCGCCAAGTTGCTCCAGCAGCCCGTTCGCGCTGTCCCGGGGGCCCACCTCGATGCCGAGATACCTGGCGAAACGCGCCCGCGCCTGTTCGAGGGCCATGATCTCCCGGGCGCGCAGCCGCATCCCGCCCGAGAACTCGTCGACTCCCAGCTGCCCCTGTACGACGAGGAGTCGATCCTTGCCGATCAGGTTGCCGTACCGAGCGTAGTCGTCGCCAAAGACGCCCACCTCGAGGCGACCGGAGTTATCGTCCAGCGTCAGGAAGGCCATGCGTCCCGATTGCGCGTTGCGTGTGCGAATCGAGGACACCAGGCCCGCGACGACGACGTTGCGCGTCTGCCGGCGCCCCTTCCAGGCGACGCCGTTTGCGCCGGATTCCACCGAGAGGGTGGCGATTCGCCCTTCCGTGAATTGCGCCAACTCCTCGCGGTATCGGTCGAAGGGGTGCCCGGTCAGGTAGAGACCGAGGGTTTCCTTCTCGGCGCAGAGGCGCATCTCCTCGTCCCATTCCGGCAGCTCGGGTGTCCTGACCGGGGTTGGCAGGGTGTTGTCCGCGGCACCGAACAGGTCGCTCTGGCCTGAGAACCTGGCCCGTGCATGCTGCTCGGCCAGGCGCATGGCGTCCGTGAGTTGCGCCATGATCGTCGCCCGGTTGGTCCCGATCGCGTCCATCGCACCGGCCCGGATCAGGGCCTCGAGGACTCGTCGGTTGAGCTTCTGTGAATCCCCGCGCCGGCACACGCGATCGATGTCAGAAAACGGTCCACTCGAGTCCCGGTCGCGGATCAGCCCCTCGATCGCCGCCCTGCCCACCCCCTTGATCGCGCCAAGGCCGTAGAGAATCGTCTTCGGGTCGATGACCGTGAAATCGAAGGCGGAACGATTGATATCGGGCGGTTCGACCGACAGCCCCATCTGCCGGCATTCGTCGATCAGGGTGACGACCTTGTCCGTATTGTCCATGTCCGCCGAGAGCACCGCCGCCATGAAGGGCGCCGGGTAGTGTGCCTTCAGCCATGAGGTCTGATACGAGAGCAGGGCATAGGCCGCGCTGTGGGAGCGGTTGAAGCCGTATCCGGCGAACTTCTCCATCAGGTCGAAGATATAGCTGGCGTTCTGTTCCTCGACCCCGCGCTCGGTGGCGCCGGAGAGAAAGATCTCCCGCTGACGTGCCATCTCCTGCGGTTTCTTCTTGCCCATGGCGCGCCGGAGGAGATCCGCGCCGCCCAGCGAATAGCCGGCGAGGACCTGCGCAATCTGCATTACCTGTTCCTGGTATAGGATGACGCCGTAGGTGGGCTTGAGGATCGCCTCCAGGTCCGGGTGCGGGTATTCGACCTTGGCCTTGCCGTGTTTCCTCAGGATGAAGTCGTCGACCATTCCGGACTGCAGCGGTCCGGGACGGTAGAGCGCCACCAGGGCGATGATGTCCTCGAAGGTGTCCGGCTGCAGGCGCCCGATGATCTCCTTGATCCCCCGTGACTCCAGTTGGAAGACCGCAGTCGTCTCCTGTCGACACAGCAACGCGAAGGTGTCGGGATCGTCGAGCGGGATGTCTTCCAGGCGGACCGGGGAGTCGCCGTCCCCCCCGGCCGCGGCGATATTGCGCAGGGCCCAGTCGATGATCGTCAGGGTGCGCAGCCCGAGGAAGTCGAATTTGACCAGACCGGCGGCCTCGACGTCGTCCTTGTCGAGCTGGGTCACGACACTCATCCCGCCCGGCTCGCAGTACAGCGGGGTGAAGTCGGTCAGTTCCGAGGGCGAGATCACCACGCCCCCGGCGTGCTTCCCCGCATTGCGGGCCAGGCCCTCGAGCATCCTCGCCATGTCGATAATCGCGTGGACGTCTTCCTCCGCTTCGTAGAGTCCGCGCAGCTCCGGCTCCTGTTCGAGAGCCTTGTCCAGCGTCATCCCGATCACGAAAGGAATGAGCTTGGCGATCTTGTCGACAAAACCGTAGCCGTGCCCGAGTACCCGGCCCACGTCGCGCACCACGGCCTTCGCCGCCATGCTGCCGTAGGTAATGATCTGGCTGACCCGCTCGCGCCCGTAGCGACCAGCCACGTACTCGATGACGCGGTCGCGTCCTTCCATACAGAAGTCGACATCGAAGTCCGGCATGGAGACGCGTTCCGGATTGAGGAAGCGCTCGAACAGGAGGTCGTAGCGAATGGGGTCGAGGTCGGTGATCTTCAGCGCGTAGGCCACCAGGGAACCGGCACCGGAACCGCGACCGGGACCCACGGGCACGCCGTTGTCCTTGGCCCACTGGATGAAATCGGCAACGATCAGGAAATAACCTGGAAAACCCATCTCGCAGATCACATCCAGTTCGAGATCGAGTCTTTCCTCATAGCCCCGCCGTGTCTGCGGCGACGGATCGGCCAACCGGGTGACCAGCCCCCGATGGGCCTGCTCGCGGAGGTACCGGTCGGTGGTCATGCCTTCGGGCACGGGAAACTCGGGCAGGACGTTCTTGCCGAAGGTCATCGAGACATTGCAGCGGCGCGCGATCTCCACCGTGTTCTCGAGGGCCTCGGGCAGATCGGCGAACAGCGCCGCCATTTCCCTGGGGGTGCGCAGGAACTGCTGCTCGCTGTAGCGCCTCGGGCGCCGCGGATCGTCCAGGGTGCGGCCGTCGTGGATACAGACCCGAACCTCGTGCGCCTCGAAATCCTCCCGCCGCAGGAACCTGACGTCGTTGGTGGCAACCACCGGGCTTCCGTGTTTCAGGGCGAGGTCGACCGTGGCGTGCAACAGCATCTCGTCGCGGTCGCGCCCGGTGCGCTGTACCTCGAGATAGTAGTCGTCTCCGAAACACGCCTGCCAGAACGCCAGTCGGGACGCGGCCTGCGCCGGATTGCCGCCGATCAGCGCCCTGCCGACGTCACCCTCGGCCGCGGCCGACAACGCGATCAACCCATCGTGCCCCTCGCGCAGCCAGGCGCGCTCGACCAGCGGCGCGCCGTCGTGCTGTCCCTCGATGTAGGCACGCGTCACAAGACGGGTCAGGTTCCGGTATCCCGTTCCGTTGCGGCACAGCAGCACGACACGGGAAGGCGCTTCATCGCCTTTAGTCCCGCTCACCCGCAGATCGACGCCGATCAGGGGCTTGATGCCACGAGCCTCGGCCGCTCGATAGAACTTCACCAGGGCGAACAGGTTGTTGTAGTCCGTCAGGGCGACCGCGGGCATGCCTGCGCCAGCGACACTGTC
Coding sequences:
- the dnaE gene encoding DNA polymerase III subunit alpha, whose amino-acid sequence is MADSVGFIHLHLHTEYSLADGLVRIGPLMDSVAGAGMPAVALTDYNNLFALVKFYRAAEARGIKPLIGVDLRVSGTKGDEAPSRVVLLCRNGTGYRNLTRLVTRAYIEGQHDGAPLVERAWLREGHDGLIALSAAAEGDVGRALIGGNPAQAASRLAFWQACFGDDYYLEVQRTGRDRDEMLLHATVDLALKHGSPVVATNDVRFLRREDFEAHEVRVCIHDGRTLDDPRRPRRYSEQQFLRTPREMAALFADLPEALENTVEIARRCNVSMTFGKNVLPEFPVPEGMTTDRYLREQAHRGLVTRLADPSPQTRRGYEERLDLELDVICEMGFPGYFLIVADFIQWAKDNGVPVGPGRGSGAGSLVAYALKITDLDPIRYDLLFERFLNPERVSMPDFDVDFCMEGRDRVIEYVAGRYGRERVSQIITYGSMAAKAVVRDVGRVLGHGYGFVDKIAKLIPFVIGMTLDKALEQEPELRGLYEAEEDVHAIIDMARMLEGLARNAGKHAGGVVISPSELTDFTPLYCEPGGMSVVTQLDKDDVEAAGLVKFDFLGLRTLTIIDWALRNIAAAGGDGDSPVRLEDIPLDDPDTFALLCRQETTAVFQLESRGIKEIIGRLQPDTFEDIIALVALYRPGPLQSGMVDDFILRKHGKAKVEYPHPDLEAILKPTYGVILYQEQVMQIAQVLAGYSLGGADLLRRAMGKKKPQEMARQREIFLSGATERGVEEQNASYIFDLMEKFAGYGFNRSHSAAYALLSYQTSWLKAHYPAPFMAAVLSADMDNTDKVVTLIDECRQMGLSVEPPDINRSAFDFTVIDPKTILYGLGAIKGVGRAAIEGLIRDRDSSGPFSDIDRVCRRGDSQKLNRRVLEALIRAGAMDAIGTNRATIMAQLTDAMRLAEQHARARFSGQSDLFGAADNTLPTPVRTPELPEWDEEMRLCAEKETLGLYLTGHPFDRYREELAQFTEGRIATLSVESGANGVAWKGRRQTRNVVVAGLVSSIRTRNAQSGRMAFLTLDDNSGRLEVGVFGDDYARYGNLIGKDRLLVVQGQLGVDEFSGGMRLRAREIMALEQARARFARYLGIEVGPRDSANGLLEQLGEVLAPFREGGCPVRFRYRSREACVDLDLDDEWRVRPEDELLRRLTQLDGVRNASLVY